The genomic interval GCACCAGCGTCAGGGACGCCTGGTCCACGGACTGCTGGGACTCCAGGGCCTTCACCACGCCCTGCGAGGCCTCGACGTAGGCCTTGCACTTGGTGACCATCTCATCCAGCAGGCCGCTGTTCTTCGTCGCGTTGAACTTCTTCACGACGTTGTCGTACGCGAGCGCGGTGTCCATGCGGGCGCCCAGGGCGATGGCGGCGGCGGCGGCGCGCTGGTTGCGCACGAGCTCGAGCTGGAAGAAGCGCAGGTTGGCGGGCAGCGTGGTGTCCGCCTCGCTGCCAGCGGAGTTGAAGTGCACGAAGCGGTGCGGGTAGGTGAGCTTGTCGGACGTCGCGTTCGCCGGCACGGCGGCGAGCTTCGTCTTCAGGCACGCGGCGACCTGGTCGCCTTCGGTGCTGCCGGACGGATCGAAGGTCACCTCGGAGACGGGCTGGCCCTTGACCAGGGTCACGCGCGCGGTCAGCACCGGCGGCGTGGAGCCCTTGAAGTTGGCGTAGCAGTCGCACCAGCCCGGCTGCGCCAGGCGGATGGCGCCGGAGTAGTCCGAGCCCTCGTTCATGCCGAACTTGACGTTCGCGCTGCTGGTGACGTCGTGCTCGAAGGTGGCGGTGGACTCCACGGGCTGGGCGCCCTTGGCGAGCAGCGGCGGCTTGACCAGCTTGTCCACGGCGGCCTGGATGCACGCCTGGCCGGTGGGGGCCAGGTTCTCACCGGCGACTGTGTGCGTGGCGCTGGTGTCAGTCACGGTGGTCTTCACCGTGACGACGGTCTTCTCGGCGGGGCCGCGGTTCTTCGGGTCCACCAGGCACTCCATGACCTCCGGGCGCGTGGTGAGAAGGGCACCCACCAGCACCGCCTGGTTCGCGGGGGGCAGGGTGAGCTCGCGGGGGAAGCAGGTGGCCACGTCGAAGGCGGGCTGGTTGCCAATGCGCACGCGCTCCTCGGTGGTCTGCGGCTTGCCGTTGGTCGCGGCGGTTTCAGCGGGCTTCTGCTGACCGGCGCAAGCGGCGGTGAAGACGACGGAGGCTACGGCGAGACGACGCAACATGCGGTTGTTCTCCCTGGGGTGAGACTGCGAGGGGGCCCTCACTTCTCCAGGCCCTCGGCGTTCTTGAGGTCCTTGAGACGAAGCCCGTTCTTCTTCAGAAGGCGGTAGAGGCTCTGCATGGACAGGCCGGTGCGCTGCTCGGCGGCCTTCATGTCGAAGCCCACCGTGCGCATCACCTCGGCGAAGTAGAGGCGCTCGAAGTCGGCCAGCACGCGGTCCTTGGCCTCGTGGTACGGCATGCCGGTGACGAGCGTGGCCACGTGGTTGCCGGGAGGCTGTCCCTCCGGACGGCGCGACGGCTGGGCGAGGAAGTCCAGCCAGCTGGTGTTGCCCGTCTCCTCCATCAGCGCGCCGCGCTCCAGCACGTTGCGCAGCTCGCGCACGTTGCCCGGCCAGTCGTAGCCCTCGAAGAGGGCCAGCGTCTGGGGCGTGAGCGTGACGCTCGCGCGCAGCGTCTGGGACAGGGCCTGCGCCAGCGAGGGCAGGTCCTCGCGCCGCGTGCGCAACGGCGGCAGGCGCACCCGCGCCACGGCCAGGCGGAAGTACAGGTCGGCGCGGAAGCGGCCCTGGCGCACGTCCTCTTCCAGGTTGCGGTGCGTGGAGGCGATGACCCGCACGTCCACGGGCACCGGCTGGCCGTCCAGCGACGGCACCTCGCGCGCGTCCAGCACGCGCAACAGCTTGCCCTGCACCATCAACGGCAGCTCGCCCACCTCGTCCAGGAAGAGGGTGCCGCCCCGCGCCGCCTCGAAGACGCCGCGGGCTTCCTTGTCCTCCGCGTCGCTGGCGCGCAGGCCGCCGAACAGCTCCCGCTCCGCCTTCTCCTCGGAGATGAGGTTGCAGTCCACGACCTTGAAGGGGCCGTGGCGCCGCGACGAGTGCTGATGCACCGCGCGCGCCGCCAGCTCCTTGCCGGTGCCCGTCTCACCCTCGATGAGCAGGCTCATGTCCTCGCGGGCCACGCGCCGCAGCTCCGTGAAGACCCAGCGCATCTTCTCCGAGGAGCCCACCAGCGCGCCGAAGGACTCCGCCCCCGCCAGCTCCACCTCGGTGGGCTTGGCGGCCACCTTCACCGCCAGCTTCGTCTTGCCCAGCTCCACCTTGTCGCCGCGCCCCAGGTACGCCTGGAGCACCTGACGGCCGTCCAGGAATGTCCCGTTGCGGCTGCCGGTGTCGCGCAAGAGGAGGCCTCGCGGCGTGCGCTCCACCTCCAGGTGACGGCGGCTCACCGTGGTGTCCGTGAGCACCAAATCACTCGCGGGGTCG from Myxococcus stipitatus carries:
- a CDS encoding sigma 54-interacting transcriptional regulator, with amino-acid sequence MEPRPEVTQTTQTDKDEGRTTRVPIHEWTVEVVAGPDKGKKVTTQDGLVRVGSDPASDLVLTDTTVSRRHLEVERTPRGLLLRDTGSRNGTFLDGRQVLQAYLGRGDKVELGKTKLAVKVAAKPTEVELAGAESFGALVGSSEKMRWVFTELRRVAREDMSLLIEGETGTGKELAARAVHQHSSRRHGPFKVVDCNLISEEKAERELFGGLRASDAEDKEARGVFEAARGGTLFLDEVGELPLMVQGKLLRVLDAREVPSLDGQPVPVDVRVIASTHRNLEEDVRQGRFRADLYFRLAVARVRLPPLRTRREDLPSLAQALSQTLRASVTLTPQTLALFEGYDWPGNVRELRNVLERGALMEETGNTSWLDFLAQPSRRPEGQPPGNHVATLVTGMPYHEAKDRVLADFERLYFAEVMRTVGFDMKAAEQRTGLSMQSLYRLLKKNGLRLKDLKNAEGLEK